In Terriglobales bacterium, the sequence GCGCCTGCAACGAGAAGGACGAGAAGAACAAGCTCTGCGGTGGGCACCTTAAGCGCTGGTACTACCTCGCGGATGTGTTGGAGCAGGAATGCGGCGATGTGGAGAAGACCTTCGGCCGCGATGCGGAAATCTATCGCTGCGAGCACTGCAAGACGCTATACCTGCCGAACTCGGTGGATCCGCGCGGACTCAACGTGGCCGGCCGCGGCCAGATCTCGACCTTTGGACTCACCTTGCCGCCGAAGGATGGAAAGTAAGAAGCAACAACCAGCACTCAGCATTCAGCCATAAGGAGCTGTCATCTTGAGGAGGACGGGGAGGAATTCCCGTCCGAGTCGAAAGACTGGGTGTTTGTTCTCACCACGAGCCTGTCCATTCGCGCTACACTTCTTACAGATGTGGGTGTGCCGAGCATGAATGTCTCCGAACTTATCTACGACTGGAACAATATTCCCGGGCCGGACTATAAGCCCAAAGGCCCGGTGTTGCTGAACGATGAGTCGCTGCGCGATGGTCTGCAATCGCCATCGGTGCGCGATCCAACCATTCCTGAGAAGATCGAGATCCTGCACCTGATGGAAACGCTCGGGATCAACATGCTCGATATCGGGCTGCCAGGCGCAGGTCCACGTGCCATAGAACACTCGCTCGCCCTGGCACGTGAGATTGCACAGCATCGGATGACGATCAAGCCCAACTGCGCGGCGCGCACGCACGAGAACGATATTCGCCCCATCGCCGACATTTCGCAGCGTGCCGGCATTCCAATCGAGGCCGCCACGTTTATCGGCTCCAGTCCCATTCGCCGCTACGCCGAGGGCTGGACCGACGAGTTCCTGCTTCGGACCAGCGAAAAGGCAGTGAAGTTTGCCCGCTCACTCGGTCTGGAAGTGATGTACGTCACCGAGGACACGACGCGCTGCGACCCAGAGACCGTGAAGCGGCTATATACGGCTGCGATCGAAGCGGGAGCGCGGGCCATTGTGCTATGCGACACCACCGGACATGCCACCCCCATGGGGGTTTTGCACCTGGTGCGTTTCGTGATCCACGAAGTCGTGGAACCCTCGGGCGAGAAGATCCGCGTGGACTGGCATGGCCACAGCGATCGCGGCATGGGGCTGGCCAACTCGCTGGCGGCGCTGATCGCGGGAGCACATTGCGTACATGCCTGTGGGCTGGGAATCGGCGAGCGCGTGGGCAATACCCAGATGGACCAGATGTTGGTTAACCTGAAGCTGATGGGTATCGAGCCCTGGGACAAGCAGGATCTGACCTGCTTAAAGGACTATTGCCTGGCGATCTCGCGGGCCACCGGCCTGCCCATTCCGCGAAATTACCCGGTCGTGGGAGAAGATGCCTACCGAACCGGAACGGGAGTGCATGCGGCAGCGGTGATCAAGGCTTACAAGAAGAACGATTTGGAACTAGCTAACAGTGTCTATTCGGGTGTGCCGGCGCATCACTTCGGCCTGGAGCAAATCATCGAGATCGGTCCCATGAGCGGCAAGTCGAACATCATCTTCTGGCTGGAGCGGCGCGGAATCCAGGCGCACGATGGGATCGTGGAACGCATTTATGAGCGCGCCAAAGCTTCAGATCGCGTGCTCACCGAGACAGAGATCCTGGCTTGTTGTGTGCCGGTGCGCGCGGCCGGAGCGCAGTCTTAGAGAGCGGCTCCGCTACTCCGAAGTAACTCACCAACGTCATGTTTCCTGTGGCCTTAGAGTCGGCTACACTGCAGGTGTTGTTCCGCTCGTACCCTCCCATAAACAAATAGTCTCTGCCCGGCCGAAGTGTTCTTCCGGCCAGCGAACCACCAGGAAGAGAATTTGGGAGATTCGAATCTGTCTATGGCCTCTCCTTCTGATTTTGAGTCGCTGCTGGGAATCGCCCGTATGCCACTGGGCGAGCGCAATGAGGATCGCGTCCCCGCTGAGGACGAAGCTACTGTCTACGTGACCGATGGTGACCGCCTGTTTGAGGTACACGCGCGTCTGGTGGATATGAGCCCGCATGGCCTGCGCGTAATGCATCGCTATCCGGGGATGCCGATTGGGCGCGAGATTCGCGTGCTGCATCCCTGCGGAGCACAGAGGGCGCTGGTGATCTGGAACCGTAAAGTGGAAGGCGGATACGAGAGTGGAATGCGGATTGTAACAGAGATCATGGATTTAACTGGCCGATAAGGGTCGCTTCCTCCTGCTTAGCCGCTCCGCGGGTTGGGGCGGCTTTTTTTTAAGCACTCAGCAACAGCAATTAACACTCGGCACTTAGCAACTAGCGCCCGGCAGAACGCGGCTGGATCACGGAAGGCCGTGCTGGCGGTCACGGGTGTTCGGCGAGATTGTGGATAGGCTTTGATGTATGGCGGAGATCCTTCACAGGGAGCGTTATGCTCCAATGGGTGCAGGTGAAGCCGGGCGGAGCCGACGAAGCCTTGTGCGAGTGCTGTGGTGTGCAGTTCTCGCCGTGCTCGGCGCAAGCGCCTTTATCTACTCCTCGTACCAGCGAGACATTCGAGCGGCGCGGGCACGGATTGCCTCGGGCAGCACGGTTGTGAACACTGCTTGCGGTCCGATTCAGTATGCGGAAGTGGGCCACGGTCTTCCGCTCCTGATAATTCACGGTGCAGGCGGGGGATTCGATCAGGGGCTGGATGCATTTGGCGGTCTGAGCGGTCAGGGCTTCCGGGTGATCGCGCCATCGCGATTTGGCTATCTGCGAACCCCGCTTCCTCAGGATGCGTCGCCTGCGGCGCAGGCGGACGCACATGCGTGTCTGCTGGACGCACTGGGAGTGCGCACCGCGGCTGTCATCGGAGCCTCCGCGGGAGGACCCTCCACGATCCAATTTTGCCTGCGCCATGCTGAGCGCTGCTCGGCGATGGTGCTGCTTGTTCCTCTGGCTTATGCGCCACGTGCATCTGAGCCGAGGAGACCACCCGCGGTGGTCGCGAGAATCCTGGATGCCAGTCTGAAATCTGATTTTGTCTTCTGGGCGATGATGAAGCTGGGCCGCGACACCATGATCCAGACAATTCTGGCTACGCCGATGGCCGACTTCAAGCGGGCTCCTGCCGAGGAGCAAAAGGCTGTGCTGCAGATGCTCGAACATATCCTACCTATCAGTCCGCGGGAACAAGGGCTGCGCAACGATGGGGCGATTGCAACATCGCTGCCCCGCGTCGACCTGGAGCACGTACGAGTTCCCACCCTGGCCATCAGCGTTGAGAACGACGGGTATGGGACCTTTGCCGGCGCTCGCTATACGGCCGATCACATCCCGGGTGCGCGCTTTGTCGGATACAAAAATGGCGGGCATTTGCTGGTTGGGCATCAAAGGGAGCTAACGAACGAGCTGGTGGAATTTCTGAGGTCTCACTGCGCGCGAGCCGGGGGGAATTAGGTTAGGCGCTCTTTGAAATTCAACCGCGAGGTCCTTCGACTCGGACGCGGAGTGGTTCGCCGCGTCGTCGCTCAGGATAACGTTACCGCAAGTCGAGCTGCGCTCGACCTGATCTGAGGAAAACGTTCGTTCCCACGTGACCTTGAAAACTGCAGATCTCCCTCGGTAAAAAACCACTCGCGATGACAGTCTTGAATCTTGTGGACAGGCGAGATCGCCTGTCGCGCACCAACCTGCGCATGCGAAACTAGGGGTTGGAAGAAGGGCAGGGTGGCGACAACGACTGAGCTATACCGGTGCGCGATTGCCGTTGTAATATCGCTAATCTTGTCTATGGGTCCTACTCCGTCAGCCGATACCGTATCGAGGGCAGAGGCGCCTTCGGCAGCGGCAGCGCGCCAGCAGGTCACGCGCATTGCCAGCCTGCCTGAGGTGCACGCCGGTTTCGACTGGCTGCAAGCACATCAGAGACAACTCAGCGATCTGCAACTTGAGCTGACCAACATTCCCGCACCCCCTTTCGGTGAGGCACAGCGGGCGCAGTGGCTTAAGCAAAAGTTTTCCAGTCTGGGCCTGGAACAGGTAGACATCGACGAAGTTGGAAATGTGGTCGGATTGAGTCCGGGGTTGGATCCCTCGCCATCAAAATGCGTGGCGGTGACGGCGCACATCGATACCGTTTTCCCCGATAGGACCAAAGTGGATGCGCGCCGTGAGGGTGA encodes:
- a CDS encoding LeuA family protein codes for the protein MFVLTTSLSIRATLLTDVGVPSMNVSELIYDWNNIPGPDYKPKGPVLLNDESLRDGLQSPSVRDPTIPEKIEILHLMETLGINMLDIGLPGAGPRAIEHSLALAREIAQHRMTIKPNCAARTHENDIRPIADISQRAGIPIEAATFIGSSPIRRYAEGWTDEFLLRTSEKAVKFARSLGLEVMYVTEDTTRCDPETVKRLYTAAIEAGARAIVLCDTTGHATPMGVLHLVRFVIHEVVEPSGEKIRVDWHGHSDRGMGLANSLAALIAGAHCVHACGLGIGERVGNTQMDQMLVNLKLMGIEPWDKQDLTCLKDYCLAISRATGLPIPRNYPVVGEDAYRTGTGVHAAAVIKAYKKNDLELANSVYSGVPAHHFGLEQIIEIGPMSGKSNIIFWLERRGIQAHDGIVERIYERAKASDRVLTETEILACCVPVRAAGAQS
- a CDS encoding PilZ domain-containing protein yields the protein MASPSDFESLLGIARMPLGERNEDRVPAEDEATVYVTDGDRLFEVHARLVDMSPHGLRVMHRYPGMPIGREIRVLHPCGAQRALVIWNRKVEGGYESGMRIVTEIMDLTGR
- a CDS encoding alpha/beta hydrolase is translated as MRVLWCAVLAVLGASAFIYSSYQRDIRAARARIASGSTVVNTACGPIQYAEVGHGLPLLIIHGAGGGFDQGLDAFGGLSGQGFRVIAPSRFGYLRTPLPQDASPAAQADAHACLLDALGVRTAAVIGASAGGPSTIQFCLRHAERCSAMVLLVPLAYAPRASEPRRPPAVVARILDASLKSDFVFWAMMKLGRDTMIQTILATPMADFKRAPAEEQKAVLQMLEHILPISPREQGLRNDGAIATSLPRVDLEHVRVPTLAISVENDGYGTFAGARYTADHIPGARFVGYKNGGHLLVGHQRELTNELVEFLRSHCARAGGN